The following are from one region of the Epinephelus fuscoguttatus linkage group LG11, E.fuscoguttatus.final_Chr_v1 genome:
- the LOC125896821 gene encoding protein NYNRIN-like, translating to MKRLQEALMKPAQVAVIKCKGHDKAGTAIARGNEAADTAAKRKAGYSPQYIMLQTEKTVHDLLPPCDVNMLIAEQQKASPQELTVWKERGAVRTEGVWRSPDGRPVLPAGLMRSVLQEAHGVTHCGKVQMVRGLTHWWHPFLPAMIENHIRECKICTEYNVRPTVKPHQGKFPLPKLPGQEVIIDYTDMIERVGGHRYLLVAVDAYTGWREAIPAKSEDTKTVIKFLINQYIPRHGFPKRIRSENGTHFKNKDLQQVEKALGLKHTFGTVYHPQSQGKVEGMNQSIKGKMGKICAQTKMSWVDALPLALMSIRSSVNSLTGFMPYELKTGHQFPGPGAGTQTTEEIESPMQYKPYYDQLTALVSAFSKQVTTDPPTSEWVLLKVIKRKWSEPRWTGPYKVVERTSHAVKLQRKGDTWYHWNWPTALGTQLGDSLNNWQLMTVQNRIALDMLLAEKGGVCSMFQGLCCTFIPNNTAPDGSVTKALEGLRTLSEEMHEHSGIDKPLGGIFENRIIVTAVERKHPQPPPYQMTQMETATLLGEPPTDSDSDSDSGEDKV from the exons ATGAAGAGGCTACAGGAGGCACTGATGAAGCCAGCACAGGTAGCAGTCATTAAGTGTAAGGGCCATGATAAAGCAGGGACAGCTATCGCTAGGGGAAATGAGGCTGCAGACACggcagccaagagaaaggcaGGATATAGTCCACAGTATATCATgctacaaacagagaaaacagtacATGATCTCCTGCCACCatgtgatgtaaatatgttaatagcagagcagcagaaagcttCTCCACAGGAGCTTACAGtctggaaagagagaggagcagtgagaaCAGAGGGTGTGTGGAGGTCTCCGGACGGAAGACCAGTGTTACCCGCAGGGCTGATGAGATCAGTCCTCCAGGAGGCTCACGGGGTGACTCATTGTGGAAAGGTGCAAATGGTGCGAGGTCTCACTCATTGGTGGCACCCTTTTCTGCCAGCCATGATTGAGAATCACATCagagaatgtaaaatatgtacagaataTAATGTCAGACCCACAGTGAAACCACACCAAGGGAAATTTCCTCTCCCTAAACTCCCAGGTCAAGAGGTCATTATTGACTACACAGATATGATAGAAAGAGTGGGAGGACACAGGTACCTTCTGGTGGCGGTGGATGCATACACCGGCTGGCGAGAAGCCATACCTGCCAAATCAGAGGATACAAAGACAGTAATCAAATTTctgataaatcaatatatccCCAGGCACGGGTTCCCCAAACGAATCAGATCTGAAAACGGgactcactttaaaaacaaagacctaCAGCAGGTAGAGAAGGCATTGgggctaaaacacacatttggcacaGTCTACCATCCTCAGTCACAGGGCAAGGTGGAAGGGATGAACCAGTCTATTAAGGGAAAAATGGGCAAAATCTGTGCTCAGACTAAAATGAGCTGGGTAGATGCTCTACCCCTAGCTCTAATGTCAATCAGGAGCTCAGTGAACTCATTGACAGGGTTCATGCCATATGAACTAAAAACAGGACACCAGTTCCCGGGACCGGGAGCTGGGACCCAAACTACAGAAGAAATAGAAAGCCCTATGCAATACAAACCATATTATGACCAACTAACAGCATTGGTGTCAGCTTTCTCCAAACAGGTGACCACAGACCCCCCAACATCAGAGTGGGTCCTGCTCAAGGTGATCAAACGAAAGTGGTCAGAGCCAAGGTGGACTGGTCCCTACAAAGTCGTGGAACGGACATCCCACGCCGTCAAACTACAGAGAAAAGGTGACACATGGTatcactgga ACTGGCCAACAGCACTAGGGACGCAGTTGGGGGACTCTCTGAACAACTGGCAGCTGATGACAGTACAGAACCGAATTGCGTTAGACATGCTTTTGGCGGAGAAAGGGGGTGTCTGCTCTATGTTCCAGGGcctctgctgcaccttcatcccaaACAACACAGCTCCAGACGGGTCAGTAACTAAGGCGCTAGAAGGGCTGCGCACGCTCTCTGAGGAAATGCATGAACACTCAGGCATTGATAAACCCCTGGGTGGTATCTTCGAGAATCG AATCATAGTGacagctgtggagagaaaacatccaCAGCCCCCACCATATCAGATGACTCAAATGGAGACGGCCACCCTGTTGGGAGAGCCGCCTACTGATTCAGATTCGGACTCAGACTCAGGAGAAGACAAGGTGTGA